Genomic DNA from Candidatus Methanoperedens sp.:
CAACCTTTAGTGGAAAGACCCAAATAGAACTATTCCCCTGAAAAAGGGGAATTTTTCCTTTTTAAAGGAAAGGAGTATATATGAAAGCAAACCAAAAATTCCTGACAGACAATGAAAGGGGTGATATCGGAGTTGGCACTTTGATCATATTCATTGCGATGGTGCTTGTCGCCGCTGTAGCTGCCACAGTCCTGATATACACAACAGGGGCGCTTCAGCAGAAAGCTACAAAGACAAGCAAAGAGGCTACACAGCAGATATCATCAAATATCGTCGTGGAGCAGGTCCTGGGAGACAGGGGTGAAGCTATCAATGGAACTATGAATCAATCAATAAATGATTTATTAATAAGACTTAAACCGGATGTAGGTACTACTTCGATAGACTTGAGGCAAGTTATTGTAACGATTATGGATTCAACTAAACGCTATGACCTGAATTATTCAAGTGAGATTTATAATAGTACGAACAGTACTAATGCTACTAATACAACTTATACTGCTATAGCAGTGAGGGATGAAGATTCATCATTTACTAATACAACTCCAGTACTTAACAGTGGAGATTTAATTGAAGTCCAGGTATCTGCCAACTCCATACAGGGTATATCCTTAGCTCCGAGAAAAACATTCTGGCTATCCTTGAACCAGGAACTGGGGCAGGCTGTGAATCTCGAAATAGCAACTCCAAACTCATTCGGGGTAAACAGGTACGTACGACTATACCCATAACAGCGGAGAGATCCCATGGGCTTTTCAACCTCTGCTGTTGTAATTATATTCATTGCATCCATCCTGCAAATGGCATCAATGTTCTATCCCATGGTGGATATGTCATATCGGCAGATCCAGGAAGCAAAAAAAAGTTCAAATGAATTATGGAATGAAAAATTAAATACTAAAGTAGTGATCACGAGCTGGGACCAGGGTAATAAAAATCTGACAGTATATAATAATGGCTCAATGACCCTTAATTCGAGTAAGATCAATGTAATATTAAATGGGGAATTTGACTCGCTTTATATTGTAGATCCCCGGGGTGTCTGGCCGCCCGGGACATCCATAAATGTAACAATCGAATCTATAAGCGGCAGAGTGAAGATAATAACAGAAAACGGCGCAGCTGGTTATTATTCGCTGTCCTAGGAGATAAAAATGGGAGCAGGCGCATCAGCAACTCAGATGGTCTTTTTCATTACATCTGTAATAATTGCATTGAGCGTAGTCGGGGCAATTTTCCTGAACATCCAATCCATCTCCTCGGCAGCAATTGTCGGGAGTAAAACGTTTGCGGAACAATTGAAAACGGATATCACCATCATAGGTGACCCTGAATTGATACCTTATAACAGTAGCAGCGGCATTTATACATTTTATGTAAAAAACACGGGGAAAGAAGAGCTTGACATACAATATATTACTGTTATTATAGACGGGACTATTGTTATTGACAGCAACCTTAACAAAACAAATTTAGGTAGCGATCCTATGTGGCTTTCAGGAGATGTACTGCGGATAAATGCGACAACATCGCTTCAGGATGGCAGTCATAACCTCAGGGTCATAACAGCAAATGGAATTGAAGATACTTTTTCATTCAGGACACCTTAAATATGGCAGGATATAATTTTGTGCTTGACAGGGACGAATTGAACCAGATGCTTGGGGGAGGTTTTCCGAAAGGCTCCCTGATAATGATAGACGGTCCCAGCGGAAGTGGAAAAAGCGCACTGTGCCAGAGATTTGCTTATGGCCTTCTTGATAATAAAAATACGGTCACCTATATATCAACTCAATTAACCACGAAAAATTTCATCCGGCAGATGAAATCACTTGATTACCCGATAGGGATCAGGCTGCTAAAAGGCGAACTATTGTATATCCCGGTTTTTCCATTGTTAAAAGAATCAAAGCCCAGAAGTGATTTTCTCCAGCGCCTTATGGGTGCGGAAGGACTTTATGAAAAAAATGTAATTATCATAGATACTCTTTCTGCGCTTATCAGATATGGGACTGATGCACAGAAAAGCCTTGAGCTAATTTCGTTTTTTAAGAAAATAACAGGTTTACAGAAAACGATTATCATTACGATGGATACTACAGAGATGCCTGCTCATGTAGTTTCCGAATTTAAAGATGCAGCTGAGATCATGATAACAATCAAAATGCGACAGATGGGGACTGAGATGCTGCGGACTATGGTCATAAACAAATATTCGAATCCTGAAATACAGGTTGGGGCAATGATCGGATTCAAAGTAGAAGCAAGAAGTGGTGTAATGATCAATATTTCCGGAGTTTCATAAGGGATTATAATGGACGATAAATTCGAAGAAGCGCTGGCTCGAAATCCGCATCTGGCAGAATATGTGGATAAATGCAAGAAAGAAAGCGGGGTAGTGCCGGATTTCATGCCTAAATTGTCCCGTGATATTGTAGACATTCCGGTACCTTCCATAATTTATCCTGTTGGCGACCCGATATTTATCCACCTGAAAGGCGACAAGGTCACAAAACAAATTTTTTATATTGCAATTGAGCCGGTTCTATCCCCGGATGAGTGGAAAAAATATAAGGCTATAATGGATACTATTCTTGAAAAGGCTGCAGATGAAATAGTCCCTGAAAATGAGGAACAATTAAGAAAGTTAATGATGAGACTTTTTAATGAATCGGTTCATATTGCGGGGAAACTTGCACCAATTGGAATACTTGATAAATTCCTTGGGGCAAAATCCATTTCTTTAACCCAGAATGAATATGATAAAATCTCTTATTTCCTTGACCGGGATGTCATCGGCCAGGGACCGATAGAGCCTGTAATAAGGGATCCTTACCTTGAGGATATTCACAGTATCGGAGTAAGCGGCATATATATAGTCCATAAGATCATGGGCATGCTTACAACCAATCTGACCTTTGATACCCAGGAAAACCTGAGTCACTGGCTGCATACCGTGGGTGAACGCATCGGCAGGCCAGTAAGCGATGCGCGTCCCCTGATCGATGGTTCTCTTCCTGATGGTACAAGAATTGCAGCTATTTACAGTACTGACATCAGCCGGAAAGGTTCCAGTTTCACCATGAGAAAATTCATGGAAGTTCCGGCGAGTATTCCCCAGCTTATCAAGTGGGGAAGTATAGATGCTAACCTGTCTGCATATCTGTGGCTTTTGCTTGAGAACCAGATGAGCATTTTTTTTAGCGGTGAAACAGCAAGCGGCAAGACGACAATGCTTAACGCTGCATTGCCTTTCATCAGCAGCAAATCAAAAATGTATACAGTAGAAGATACCGCTGAAGTACTTCCGCCACAGCCGGCATGGCAGCAATTGATCACACGGCTTGATGGCCCGGTTGAATCCCAGGTAGATACATTTACTCTCTTAAAAGTTGCCCTGCGGTCAAGACCAAACTATATCATTGTTGGTGAAATCAGGGGCGCAGAGGGCGCAGTCGCATTCCAGGCAATGCAGACAGGACATGCTGTTCTTGCCACATTCCATGCTTCATCGGTCAGAAAACTTCTCCAGAGGCTTA
This window encodes:
- a CDS encoding flagellar protein G translates to MGAGASATQMVFFITSVIIALSVVGAIFLNIQSISSAAIVGSKTFAEQLKTDITIIGDPELIPYNSSSGIYTFYVKNTGKEELDIQYITVIIDGTIVIDSNLNKTNLGSDPMWLSGDVLRINATTSLQDGSHNLRVITANGIEDTFSFRTP
- a CDS encoding ATPase, whose amino-acid sequence is MAGYNFVLDRDELNQMLGGGFPKGSLIMIDGPSGSGKSALCQRFAYGLLDNKNTVTYISTQLTTKNFIRQMKSLDYPIGIRLLKGELLYIPVFPLLKESKPRSDFLQRLMGAEGLYEKNVIIIDTLSALIRYGTDAQKSLELISFFKKITGLQKTIIITMDTTEMPAHVVSEFKDAAEIMITIKMRQMGTEMLRTMVINKYSNPEIQVGAMIGFKVEARSGVMINISGVS